The DNA sequence AAATTACAACGCTGCGGGAGCACCATGTTCTTCGGGGGCGACTACAACCCGGAGCAGTGGCCGGAAGACGTGTGGGCGCAGGACGTCGAACTGATGCGGCGGGCCCGCGTCACCCTGGTCACCGTCGGGGTCTTCGCCTGGGCCCGGCTGGAGCCCGCCCCCGGCCGCCACGACTTCGGGTGGCTCGACCGGATCCTCGACCGGCTCGCCGACGCCGGGATCGGGGTCGCCCTGGCCACTCCGACCGCGTCGCCGCCACCCTGGTTCAGCCTCGCCCACCCCGAGGCGCTGCCGGTCGACGCCGCCGGCGTACGGCTCAGCCACGGCAGCCGCGACACCTACTGCGCCAGCGCGCCCGCCTACCGGTCCGCCGCCCGCCGGATCGCCGCCGCTCTCGCCCAGCGCTACCACGACCATCCGGCGCTCGCCCTGTGGCACGTGCACAACGAGTACGGCACCACCTGCCACTGCGACCTCACCGCCGAGGCGTTCCGTCGCTGGCTGCGGCACCGCTACGGCGATCTCGACACGCTCAACGACGCGTGGACCACCGCCTTCTGGAGCCAGCACTACACCGACTGGGCGCAGATCCGGCCGCCGCGCGCCACCCAGTACCTGCCGAACCCCACCCAGGTGCTCGACTTCCGCCGGTTCACCTCCGACGAACTGCTCGCCGCGTACGTCGAACAGCGCGACCTGCTGCGCGCCGCGACCCCCGGCGTGCCGGTCACCACCAACTACGTACTCGGTGACTGGGTGCCGGTCGACCACGCCCGGTGGGCGGCCGAGGTCGACCTCGTCGCCATCGACCACTACCCGTCCGACGCCGGCCCCGCCGCCGAGGAGGAGGCGGCGTTCGCCGCCGACCTGGCCCGGGGTTGGGCCCGGGGCAGCCCGGGCCGGCCGGACTGGCTGCTGATGGAGACCGCGCCCAATCTCGTCTACACCGCCGACCGGATGCACACCAAGGAACCCGGCCGGATGGCCCGCAACAGCCTCGCCGCCGTCGCGCGCGGGTCGCGCGGCGCGATGTTCTTCCAGTGGCGGGCCCCGCGGGGCGGCGCCGAACTCTTCCACTCCGCGCTGGTCCCGCACGCCGGCCCGGACAGCCGGGTCTACCGCGAGGCGGTCGAACTCGGCGATCGACTCGCCCGGGTCGCGCCGGCCGCGGCCGGCGTCGTCGAGGCCCGGGTGGCCGTGGTGTACGACGAGCCGTCCGCCTGGGCACTGCGGGCCCGTGCCCTGCCGTCGACCCGGCTCGACCACCTCGACGACGCCCGGCGGGCGCACCGGGCACTGTGGCGCCGGGGCATCACCGCCGACGTCGTCGGCGGGCTCGACGACCTGTCCGGGTACGCCGTGGTCGTGCTGCCCGGCCACTACCTGATGGCCGACCGGCAGGCCGCCGCGCTGCGGGCCTTCGTCGAGGCCGGCGGGCACCTCGTGGCGACGTACCTCAGCGGGGTCGCCGACGAGCACGCCCGGATCCGCACCGGCGGCTATCCGGGCGCGCTGCGCGACCTGCTCGGCGTCCGGGTCGAGGAGTTCCACCCGCTGGCCGTGGACGCGTCGGTGAAGCTGTCCGACGGGACCACCGGCGACCTGTGGAGCGAGACCGTGCACGCCACCGGCGCGCGGGTCGTCGCCAGCTACGCCGATGGTGTCCTGGCCGGCCGTCCGGCGGTCACCCGGCACACCGTCGGCGCCGGCACCGCCTGGTACGTCTCCACCCGACTCGCCGACGACGCGTACGCCGACCTGCTGCACGCGGTGGCCGCGGACGCCGGCGTCGGGCCGGTGCGGCCGGACCTGCCGCCCGGGGTCGAGGTCGTGACCCGCCGCACCGGCGACCGGTCCTGGCTCTTCGTGCTCAACCACACCGCGACGGTGTGCGAGGTGGCCGCGAGCGGCGTCGACCTGCTGACCGGCGCCACGGTCGACGGCGTCGTACGGGTGCCGGCCGGCGGTTCGGCCGTGGTCGGTACCGGTTGACCCGTCACCGGGTTCAGGCGTGCGGTTCGTGCCGGCCGTGGGCGGCCGAGGGGCTGCTCTGCGCGAGGCTGTGGGCGAGCAGGGTGTCGTAGTCCACGGCGATCCCGCGCAGCAACGTCTCGACGGCGTCCCCGATGTCGGCGCCGGTCAGCGGCGCGTGGCCGAAGAGGGCCCGGTAGTACACCAGCGACGCCAGTAGGTCGACGGCCAGGTCGAGGTTGAGGTCGGGGCGCAGGTCGCCGCGGGCGATCGCACCGCGCAGCGTCTGCCGTACGGCGGCCCGGGGCGGTTCGAAGAGCGTGGTCATGAAGGCGGTCCGCAGGTCGTCGTGCCCGGCGCAGTCGGCCAGCAGCGGGGCGAGGACGTTCGGCGGCAGCCGGTGGAACGCGTCGACGAAGACGCTGATCGACTCGTGCAGGTCACACAGCGTGCAGTCGGTGTCCGGTGCCTCGATGCCGCCGAGCTGGCGGGCCAGCGCGGCGAGGACCAGTTCCTGCTGCGACGCCCAGCGCCGGTAGAGCGCGGGTTTCGTCGTGCCGGCCCGGGTGGCGACCTCGCCGATGGTCAGGTGCTTGTAGCCGACCTTCCCGAGCACGGCCATGGTCGAGTCGAGGATGGCGGCGTCGAGGTGGGCGTCGCGGGGGCGCCCGGCGCGGGCGCCGGTGCCGGCTCGATCGACCATGGCTGAACCGTATCACCTCAATTACGAGCCAACTCGTAACGCAGGGCTTGCCGGGTGGTCGTGGCGTCGCCGGGGACCACGACCGGCCGGCGCCGGCGGTACTGTCTTCCTGGACGGCCCGCGCTCCGCGCGGGGTCCGGAAGGGGGGACGGGCCGTGGTGTCGTTGGCCGCCGTGCTGGGGATGGCGCTGGTCGCGCTGGGGATGGTGCTCACCCCCGGGCCGAACATGATCTACCTCGTCTCGCGCAGCATCAGCCAGGGCCGGCGGGCCGGACTGATCTCGCTGGGCGGCACCGTCGTCGGCTTCGTCGTCTACATGACGATGGCGAACCTCGGCCTCGCCGCGGTCTTCGTCCTCGTGCCCTGGCTCTACACCGGCCTCAAGGTGGCCGGCGCGGCCTACCTGCTCTACCTGGCCTGGAAGGCGCTGCGGCCGGGCGGGATCTCCATGTTCGAGACCCGTGAGCTGGCCCGGGACTCGTCCGCGAAGCTGTTCCGCATGGGCCTGCTGACCAACCTGCTCAACCCCAAGGCCGCCATCATGTACATGGCGCTCATTCCGCAGTTCATCGACCCGGCCGCGGGCAACGTGATGCTGCAGGGGTTCCTGCTCGGCGGTGTGCAGATCACGGTCAGCGTGATCGTCAACGCCATGTTCGTGATCGTCGCCGGGAGCATCGCGGCCTTCCTCGCCACCCGCCCCTCCTGGAGCAAGTTCCAGCGGTGGGTGACCGGTACCCTGCTCGGCGCGGTCGGCGTGAAGCTCGCCATCGACGCGCCGGCGCGGGCGGCCAGCTGACCGGCCCGGCGCCCGCGGTCAGTCGCCGAGCCGGCGCCCCTCGGCCTCCTGGATGGCTGCCGCGCGGCGCTGATATCCGGCGATGAGCGCGAGGTCGGCGGCGGAGTACTCCGCGTTCAGCTGATCGAGCCGGGTCATCATCCCGACGAACAGATCGCGGATCCGCGCCGTGCCCTCCTCGGTCGCGACGACGGCGACCTTCCGGCCGTCGCTCGGGTCGGGCTGCCGGACGACGAAGCCCTTGCGCTCCAACCGGTCGAGGACGTCACTGATCGAGTTCTTGGCCATCCCGGTCTGCTCGGCCAGATCACGCACCGACGGGTGCCCGTGGCGGTGGACGAGGTCGAGCACCTTCTCCTCGGTGGGCCCGAGCCCGACCCGCTTGGACAGGTTGGTGTGGAACAGGATCATCGCCGTGCTCAGGCGGCGCCCCGAGTCGGCGACGGCCTGTAGGGCCTCGGCGCGGTCCGCCGGGTCGTCGTGCTTCGCCCTGTCCATGGGGCGCACGGTACCCGCCGCCCCGGCACGGGACGTGGCGGCATCCGCCCGCCGTCGGAAACGCTGCGCGCGGTCCGGGGCGCCTGCGAGACTCGGGCGGTGAGCGCAGCGCCGACTCTCCGCCGGTCCCGGTGGCTCGTGCCGGTGGCGCCGGGCTCACGGGTGACCCGGCTCGAACTCTTCTACGATCTCATCTTCGTCTTCGCCTTCCTGAACGTGACCGGCCTGGTCTCGCGGCACCTCGACCCGCTCGGTCTGCTGGCCGGGGCCGTCGTGCTCGCCCTGCTGTGGTGGTGCTGGACCGGGTTCGTCGCGCTCGGCAACGCGGTGCGCGCCGACCACGGCATACTGCCGTTGATCGGCTTCGCCACCATGGCCGCCGTCTTCGTGCTGGCACTGGCCATGCCGCAGGCGTTCGTCGACCGCCCCGGGGACCTGTCCGGCCCGGCCGTGTTCGCCGTCTGCTATCTGGCCGTACGGGCCCTGACGGTCGGCGCGCTCTGGTTCGTGTTCAGTGCGACCGACCAGCCCCGCCGGCGCCTGTGGCTGCTGACCCTGCCGGCCGTCGTGGCGGCCGGGCTGATCGGGCTCGCCGCGTTCACCCCGCTGTGGCTCCACGACGGCGGAGTCGCGGCCCGGGTCCGACTCGGGCTGTGGCTGGCCGCCCTGATCGTGGAGTACGGCGCCGGGATCCTGCTGCCGTACACCGCGTGGTCGGTCGTCTCCGCCGGGCACTTCGCGGAGCGGCACGGGTTGATCGTGCTCATCGCGCTCGGCGAGTCGGTGCTGGGCCTGGGGATCGGTCCGGGCCGGTTCGCCGACCTCACCCTGACCGCGCCGGTGATCATCGCCGGCGTGCTGGGCATCGGCCTGATCTCCGCCCTCTGGTGGCTGCACTTCGACACCCTCGCGCTGGCGATCGAGCAGGCCATGCACGGCACCCGGGACCGGGTCCGGATCCCGTTCGCCCGCGACGTCTACACCTACCTGCATCTGGCGATCATCATCGGGATCATGTTCACGGCACTCGGGCTCAAGGTCGTGCTCGAGGTGGTCGCCGCGCCGGGCGACCACCGGTCCGGCGGTGCGGTCACCACCCTCTACGGCGGGGTGGTGCTCTTTCTGCTGGCCGGCGTCGCCGCCATGCTGCGCACGTTCCACCGGGTGCGCCGCTCGACCCTCGTCGCGGTGGTGGTGATCACCGGGCTCGCCGTGGTGGCCGTACGGGTCCCGGTCCTCGTCGCGCTCGGGCTGCTCGTCGCGGCGTGCCTGGTCCTGGCACTCGTACAGCGCCTGACCGGGGTGGCGGAGCGGACCCGGATCCGGGAGCTGACGCTGCACGAGGAGGAGGCGTCCGAGGCCGAGATCAGCCGGTGGCGCCGCGGACATCTCTAGCCACGCCCGCCTACCGCTGTCCCTCGGCCGCCGCACGGACCATCGACCGGGCCTCGTTGCGGCCCACCCCGGTGGCCCGGAGCAGGTCGTTGCAGGCGGTCCGCAGCTGCGAGACGACGATCGTCCCGGAGAACCCGATCTCCTCCCGGCAGGCCCGCCCGGCCTCCCGCACCGCCCGCAGCGCCCGTTGCCGGGCCTGCTCGGGTTCCTTCCCCGCGAGGAACTCCCGGTGCAACAGCCGGACCGCCTCGCCGAAGTGCTCGACCGCCGCCGGCAGGTCGGGCGGCACGGGCTCGTTGTCCCGCAGCGTGGTGCCGATACGGCGAACCAGTCCCCGGCTGTTCCGGAACGCCCGGTCCATGTGCTCGACACCGCGCCGGTACGCGCCCAGGGTGCGCCGGCGGTGCCAGCGCACCGGGGAGTACCGGACCACCTCGTCCGCCGCGGTGACGACCTCCCCGAGCCGGTTGAGTTCCCGCTCGGCGACCCGCATCCGCTCCAGCACCCGTTCGGCCCGTTTCACGTCGCCGAGGGCGAGCGCCTCGGCCGAGTCGGTCATCTCCCGCGCGAACAGGTCCAGCGTCGGGCTCGCGACGCGTCGTACGGTCCGCAGCGGGTTGATCGGGACGAGTACGAGCACCACCAGCAGCCCGATCGCGCCGCCGACCAGCGCGTTGACGGTGCGTGGGATCTCCAGGTCGGCCACCGTCGGGGTGAGGGTCGCGATCAGCACCGCCGTACCGCCGGCCTGGGTCATCAACGCCCCCGTGCCCCGGACCACCGCCGCCGCCGTGATGGCCAGGAAGACGACCGCCCCGGTCTGCCACGCCCCCGTGCCGATCAGGAGGATGAGCAGGTCACCGACGGCGATGCCGAGCACCACGCCGACGATCAGCTCGACCGTGCGGCGGGTCCGGTTACCGAGGGCGGCCGCGATCGTACCGACGGCCGCCGCCGGCGCGAACGTCGGTTCCGGGTTGCCCAGCACCTGCGCGGCCACCACCCAGGACAGCGCGGCGGCCAGCCCGGCCTGGACCCCCACGATCAGATACGTCTGGAGCCGGCGGTAGCTGTTCCGCCCGGAACCTTTCGCGCGGGCCCGCAGTCGGGCGGCCACACCGGGGCGCCGGCCGGACGAGTCAGGATTCGACGGCATGAGCGCGGTTACCCGGCCCCGCCGTCGGCCGAACGTCGCGGATCCGAACGCCGCGCCCTGGCCGAACGTCGCGCTCAGGTTGGATGGGCCAGGGTGGTGGCCAGGCCCAGCGCGCCGGGCAGCCGGGTGTCCTGACGCAGGAACTGGACGACCACCGGGACCGGGGAACGCAGCAGGCAGCCGTACGGCCGGTCGAGCCGGATCGCCTCCGGGTCGATCAGGTCGTTGAGTCGTATGTGCCGGATCCGCCGGGCGCCCACCGGGATCCGGTACGGCCCGACCGGCTCCGCGTCCTCGTAGTAGACGTCCAGGCTGACCTGCGCCTCCTCGTCCGTGGCGTTGAGGATGCAGAGCTGGTCGAAGCCGCTGAACTCCGGCTCGGCCCCGTGGGCGGGGAACGGGATACGTCCGCCCGGGACCACCCAGACCCGCGCTCCGACGTCCGGGATCACGCCTCCTCAAGCAGCCGGGCCAGGTCGGGTGTGCGGAACACGCCGTCGGGGTCGAGCCGGCGGCGGGCCGCCTGGAAGTCGTTCCAGCGGGGATAGAGCGGCCGCAGCTCGCGGGCGGTCAACCAGTGCTTCTTGCCCCAGTGCGGCCGCCCGCCGTACTGCCGGAACACCGACTCCATGTCCCGGAAGTACTCCTCGTACGGCAGGGAGCTGTTCTGCAGGCAGGCGATGGTGGTCGTCGCCCGGCCGTAGGCGTTGCTCAGCGCGATGTCGTCGGCGGCGATGGTACGTACCAGGACCCGCCACGCCGCCATCCGGCGGTGCCGTTCCCGGATCCGGCGCCGGACCTCGGCGAAGCAGGCGGGGAACGCCTCCGACGGCAGCATGTACTCGATCTCCTCGAAGCGCAGTTCCCGGTGCCGGGGGATGGCGCGGTGGGTCGGCCCGACCTGGATCTCGGGGGGATGCCCGCCCGGACCGGCCTCGCGCCCCGCCGCCCACGGGTGGATGTCCGGCTCCCGGTCCCGCCGGTTCATCGTCCGGATCTGGGTCTGTTCGCTGCGCGGATACCAGTAGAAGTCCATGTTGCGGTTGGTGTGCTGGAGTTCGGCGAGGTGGTCGAGCGTCCAGTCGACGTGGGCGCACCACGACCGCCGGCGCAACTCGTAGCGGGGCTGCACGTCCAGGGTGATCCGGGTGACGACCCCCAGCGCCCCAGCGACAGCCGCGCGGCGGCGAACAGGTCCGCGTTCTCTCGGGCCGAGATGTCCAGGATCTCGCCGCCGCCGGTCACCAGCCGTACGCCGGCCACCTGGGTGGAGAGGTTGCCGAATCCGAGCCCGGTGCCGTGGGTGCCGGTGGCGGTCGCGCCGGCGATCGACTGGTAGTCCACGTCGCCGAGGTTGTCCATCGCCAGGCCGGCGTCGTACAGCCCCTCCCCGAGCGCCTTCAACTTGGTGCCCGCCCACACCGTCGCCCGGCCGGCGGCCGGGTCGTCTTCGATCACCCCCGCCATCCGGTCCAGGCTGACCAGGGTGCCGTCGGTACGCACCAGCGGGCTCGACGAGTGCCCCGAGCCGACCGGGCGGAGCTTCGTCCGGTCCGCGCGGGCGCGCCGGACCAGCTCGCACACCGCCTCCTCGTCGGCCGGCTCGGCGTGCCCGCCCGGGGTGAAGGACAGGCTGCCGGACCAGTTGACGAACTGACGTGCCACCGTGCGCGTCTACCCGCCGTGCCGCCGGCTAGTCCCCGGCGCGCGTGGACGGGTTTGCCGGTGGCCCTGACGGGAAGTCGCCGCGCGTTCGGCCAGGTGCCGAGCGCGACTTCGCCCGGTGGGAGGCATGGTGCAGGAGATCGTTGGCGAGAGCCTGGCCCGGCGGCTGGTCGACTGGGGTGTCGACACCGTCTTCGGCCTGCCGGGCGACGGGATCAACGGGCTGATGGAGGGATTCCGGCGCTGTCAGGACCGGCTGCGGTTCGTCCTGGTGCACCACGAGGAGGCGGCGGCCTTCATGGCGACCGGCTACGCGAAGGCGACCGGTCGCATCGGCGTCTGTGTCGCCACCTCCGGACCGGGCGCCATCCACCTGCTCAACGGCCTGTACGACGCCAAGCTCGACCACACGCCGGTGCTGGCGATCACCGGCATGCAGGAGACCTCGGTGCTCGGCTCGCGCTACCAGCAGGAGGTCCACACCGAACTGCTGTACCAGGACGTGGCCTCGTACAACCTGATGGTCACCAACCCGCAGCAGATGCCGGGGGTCGTCGACATCGCGATCCGTGACGCGCTGGCCAAGCGGACCGTCGCGCACCTGACGTTCCCCAACGACATCCAGGTCGCCCCGGCGGCCGAGGATCCCTACCGGCACGTCAGCCCCGGCAAGCCGCCGATGAGCCGGTCGAGCCTGTCCCGGCCGCCGGTGCCGGCCGCCCAGCCCGACCTGGCCCGCGCCGCCGAGGTGCTCAACGCCGGCCGCAAGGTCGCGATGCTGGTCGGCATCGGTGCCCGCGACGCCCGTGACGAGGTGCTCGCCGTCGCCGAGGCGCTGGCCAGCCCGATCGTGAAGACACTGTCCGGCAAGCAGGTGGTGCCCGACGACCACCCGCTGACCACCGGTGGGCTCGGCCTGCTCGGCACCCGGCCCAGCGAGGAACTGATGGAGGAGTGCGACACGCTGCTGATGGTCGGCACCTCGTTCCCGTACGCGAAGTACCTGCCCGCGCCGGGGCAGGCCCGGACGGTGCAGATCGACGTCGACGCCAGCCAGATCGGCATGCGGGTGCCGGTGGAGGCGCCGGTCAACGCCGACGCCCGGCTCGCCCTCCAGCAGCTGCGGCCGCTGCTGCGCGAGCGCACCGACCGCTCCTTCCTCAGCCGCTACCAGGCGGAACGGGACGCCTGGCGGTCGGACATGGAGTCGCTGGAGAACCCGGACCGGCACCCGGTCGCCCCGCAGTACCTGATCAGCTGCGTCGATGACGCCGCCGCCGACGACGCGATCCTCACCTGCGACTCCGGCACGATCGCCACCTGGGCCGCGCGGCACTGGACGATCCGCGGCGGCCGGGAGTTCTACCTGTCGGGGAATCTGGCGACCATGGCGCCGGGCCTGCCGTACGCGATCGCGATCCAGCACGCCAACCCCGGGCGGCAGGTGATCGCCTTCGTCGGCGACGGCGGCTTCGCGATGCTGATGGCGGAGTTCCTGACCGCCGTACGGCACGAGTTGCCGATCAAGGTCGTCATCAACAACAACAACTCGTACGGG is a window from the Polymorphospora rubra genome containing:
- a CDS encoding beta-galactosidase, with the protein product MFFGGDYNPEQWPEDVWAQDVELMRRARVTLVTVGVFAWARLEPAPGRHDFGWLDRILDRLADAGIGVALATPTASPPPWFSLAHPEALPVDAAGVRLSHGSRDTYCASAPAYRSAARRIAAALAQRYHDHPALALWHVHNEYGTTCHCDLTAEAFRRWLRHRYGDLDTLNDAWTTAFWSQHYTDWAQIRPPRATQYLPNPTQVLDFRRFTSDELLAAYVEQRDLLRAATPGVPVTTNYVLGDWVPVDHARWAAEVDLVAIDHYPSDAGPAAEEEAAFAADLARGWARGSPGRPDWLLMETAPNLVYTADRMHTKEPGRMARNSLAAVARGSRGAMFFQWRAPRGGAELFHSALVPHAGPDSRVYREAVELGDRLARVAPAAAGVVEARVAVVYDEPSAWALRARALPSTRLDHLDDARRAHRALWRRGITADVVGGLDDLSGYAVVVLPGHYLMADRQAAALRAFVEAGGHLVATYLSGVADEHARIRTGGYPGALRDLLGVRVEEFHPLAVDASVKLSDGTTGDLWSETVHATGARVVASYADGVLAGRPAVTRHTVGAGTAWYVSTRLADDAYADLLHAVAADAGVGPVRPDLPPGVEVVTRRTGDRSWLFVLNHTATVCEVAASGVDLLTGATVDGVVRVPAGGSAVVGTG
- a CDS encoding TetR/AcrR family transcriptional regulator — its product is MVDRAGTGARAGRPRDAHLDAAILDSTMAVLGKVGYKHLTIGEVATRAGTTKPALYRRWASQQELVLAALARQLGGIEAPDTDCTLCDLHESISVFVDAFHRLPPNVLAPLLADCAGHDDLRTAFMTTLFEPPRAAVRQTLRGAIARGDLRPDLNLDLAVDLLASLVYYRALFGHAPLTGADIGDAVETLLRGIAVDYDTLLAHSLAQSSPSAAHGRHEPHA
- a CDS encoding LysE family translocator gives rise to the protein MVSLAAVLGMALVALGMVLTPGPNMIYLVSRSISQGRRAGLISLGGTVVGFVVYMTMANLGLAAVFVLVPWLYTGLKVAGAAYLLYLAWKALRPGGISMFETRELARDSSAKLFRMGLLTNLLNPKAAIMYMALIPQFIDPAAGNVMLQGFLLGGVQITVSVIVNAMFVIVAGSIAAFLATRPSWSKFQRWVTGTLLGAVGVKLAIDAPARAAS
- a CDS encoding MarR family winged helix-turn-helix transcriptional regulator yields the protein MDRAKHDDPADRAEALQAVADSGRRLSTAMILFHTNLSKRVGLGPTEEKVLDLVHRHGHPSVRDLAEQTGMAKNSISDVLDRLERKGFVVRQPDPSDGRKVAVVATEEGTARIRDLFVGMMTRLDQLNAEYSAADLALIAGYQRRAAAIQEAEGRRLGD
- a CDS encoding low temperature requirement protein A; this translates as MSAAPTLRRSRWLVPVAPGSRVTRLELFYDLIFVFAFLNVTGLVSRHLDPLGLLAGAVVLALLWWCWTGFVALGNAVRADHGILPLIGFATMAAVFVLALAMPQAFVDRPGDLSGPAVFAVCYLAVRALTVGALWFVFSATDQPRRRLWLLTLPAVVAAGLIGLAAFTPLWLHDGGVAARVRLGLWLAALIVEYGAGILLPYTAWSVVSAGHFAERHGLIVLIALGESVLGLGIGPGRFADLTLTAPVIIAGVLGIGLISALWWLHFDTLALAIEQAMHGTRDRVRIPFARDVYTYLHLAIIIGIMFTALGLKVVLEVVAAPGDHRSGGAVTTLYGGVVLFLLAGVAAMLRTFHRVRRSTLVAVVVITGLAVVAVRVPVLVALGLLVAACLVLALVQRLTGVAERTRIRELTLHEEEASEAEISRWRRGHL
- a CDS encoding FUSC family protein, with translation MPSNPDSSGRRPGVAARLRARAKGSGRNSYRRLQTYLIVGVQAGLAAALSWVVAAQVLGNPEPTFAPAAAVGTIAAALGNRTRRTVELIVGVVLGIAVGDLLILLIGTGAWQTGAVVFLAITAAAVVRGTGALMTQAGGTAVLIATLTPTVADLEIPRTVNALVGGAIGLLVVLVLVPINPLRTVRRVASPTLDLFAREMTDSAEALALGDVKRAERVLERMRVAERELNRLGEVVTAADEVVRYSPVRWHRRRTLGAYRRGVEHMDRAFRNSRGLVRRIGTTLRDNEPVPPDLPAAVEHFGEAVRLLHREFLAGKEPEQARQRALRAVREAGRACREEIGFSGTIVVSQLRTACNDLLRATGVGRNEARSMVRAAAEGQR
- a CDS encoding sensory rhodopsin transducer, whose amino-acid sequence is MIPDVGARVWVVPGGRIPFPAHGAEPEFSGFDQLCILNATDEEAQVSLDVYYEDAEPVGPYRIPVGARRIRHIRLNDLIDPEAIRLDRPYGCLLRSPVPVVVQFLRQDTRLPGALGLATTLAHPT
- a CDS encoding D-arabinono-1,4-lactone oxidase encodes the protein MQPRYELRRRSWCAHVDWTLDHLAELQHTNRNMDFYWYPRSEQTQIRTMNRRDREPDIHPWAAGREAGPGGHPPEIQVGPTHRAIPRHRELRFEEIEYMLPSEAFPACFAEVRRRIRERHRRMAAWRVLVRTIAADDIALSNAYGRATTTIACLQNSSLPYEEYFRDMESVFRQYGGRPHWGKKHWLTARELRPLYPRWNDFQAARRRLDPDGVFRTPDLARLLEEA
- a CDS encoding thiamine pyrophosphate-dependent enzyme → MVQEIVGESLARRLVDWGVDTVFGLPGDGINGLMEGFRRCQDRLRFVLVHHEEAAAFMATGYAKATGRIGVCVATSGPGAIHLLNGLYDAKLDHTPVLAITGMQETSVLGSRYQQEVHTELLYQDVASYNLMVTNPQQMPGVVDIAIRDALAKRTVAHLTFPNDIQVAPAAEDPYRHVSPGKPPMSRSSLSRPPVPAAQPDLARAAEVLNAGRKVAMLVGIGARDARDEVLAVAEALASPIVKTLSGKQVVPDDHPLTTGGLGLLGTRPSEELMEECDTLLMVGTSFPYAKYLPAPGQARTVQIDVDASQIGMRVPVEAPVNADARLALQQLRPLLRERTDRSFLSRYQAERDAWRSDMESLENPDRHPVAPQYLISCVDDAAADDAILTCDSGTIATWAARHWTIRGGREFYLSGNLATMAPGLPYAIAIQHANPGRQVIAFVGDGGFAMLMAEFLTAVRHELPIKVVINNNNSYGQILWEQIILGYPEYAVRHRQPEADFGAWARACGGYGAKVTESGALPDAIRAALAHPGPALIDCDVNPNEPPMPGKVRYDQAKHFTEAFLRGQPHKAATVATVVRDKINELRS